Part of the Kitasatospora sp. NBC_00374 genome is shown below.
CACACCGTCACCGACGGCGAACCGGCCCTGGATGCCGGAGACGGCACCGTTGATCACCGAGCTGTCGTAGCCGAACAGGAAGCCGCCGAGGGCGGCGGCGGCCGTGATGAAGATGACGAACCCGAGCCGGTCGAAGGGCTGGGCCTCCGCCTTCACGGACTGTTGGGTGACGCTCACAATGCGACTCCTGAGTACTCAACATTGAGCTTGGCATCGAGAGCGTAGCCCGTGTTAATTCAACTCATGCACTCAGGATCGGGATTTTAGGGGTCTATCGGCATTCTGATTGTTCAAGGCTTGAATGGGTAGGCGGCCCCGGCAGTGTCCGGCGCGGTGTCCGGCGCGGTGTCCGGCGCGGGGCCGCCCAGGTTCGGCTCGGCTCAGCTCACCTCGGCACCGCCAGTGACAGCCCGAACCGTCCCTGCGAGTCCGTCCACCACTCGGACAGCCGCAGGCCCGCCGCCGACAGCTCGTCCGCCACCCGGGTCCGACGGAACTTGGCCGACACTTCCGTACGCATCTCCTCGCCCGCCTCGAAGTGCACCGCCAGGTCCAGCGCCCGGATCTTCACGCTCTGCGCGCGGGTGGAGCGCAGCCGCATCTCGATCCACTCCTGCCGGGCGTCCCAGAGCGCGACGTGCTCGAACTGTGCGGGGTCGAAATCGGCGTCCAGCTCCCGGTTGAGCACCGCCAGGACGTTCTTGTTGAACGCGGCCGTCACACCGGCCGTGTCGTCGTACGCCGCCACCAGGACCTTCGGGTCCTTGACCAGGTCGGTCCCGAGCAGCAGGAAGTCGCCGGGATCCAGCATGCCGCGCAGCGCGGACAGGAACTCGGCGCGCTCCTCCGGCAGCAGATTGCCCAGCGTCCCGCCCAGGAACGCCACGATCTTGGGCCCGGGGCCGGTCGGCAGGTCCAGGCCGTGGGTGAAGTCCGACACCACGGCGTGCACCGCGAGCGAGGGGAACTCGACGGCCAGCGCCTTCCCGGCCGCGTCCAGTGCGCTCTCGCTCACATCCACCGGGACGTAGGTCTCCAGCGTCCCCAGCTCCCGCAGGGCGTCCAGCAGCAACCGGGTCTTCTCGGACGAACCGGAGCCCAGCTCCACCAACGTCCTCGCCTGGGTGATCGCGGCGATCGCCCGCGCCCTGCTCATCAGGATCCCCCGCTCGGCCCGGGTGGGGTAGTACTCCGGCAGCCGGGTGATCTCCTCGAAGAGCTCGCTGCCCCGGGTGTCGTAGAACCACTTGGGCGGCAGGGTCTTGGGACTCGCGGTCAGGCCGTGCTGCACGTCGTGCCGTAGCGCATGGCTGAAGTGGTCGGCGGCCAGGAAACGGGTCAGGTCGTAGGAGCTCACGACGGGTCGTCCTCTCAACTTGTCACTCATCACTCGTCACTCGTCTCTCGCCACTCATGTGCCGGTCGGTCTCGGTACCGGGTACCCGGAACTCGTCGCCCGGAACTCGCCCATCCGTGCGGCGGGCGTCAACTCGGTCTGATCGGGCGGACATCGACACCGTTCCGGTCGGCGGTCAGCAGGGAGCCGTCCGGCACCGCCGTCCAGCCCGGCCCGTCGTCGCCGGGCTCGGAGGCGACCAGGACCGCGCCGCCCGCGCCGCGCTCGGTGCGGTGGAACAGCGTGTCGCCCCAGCTCGTCGCGGCGATCGAGGTGCCGTCGGTCAGCAGCAGGTTGAGCCGCGCCTCGCCGTACCGGGCCAGCGCCCGCACGGTGTCGTCCAGGGCCTCGCCCGGGCTCGCCCCGGCCCGCAGCCGGTGCAGCACCAGGGCCCACACCAGGGCCGAGTCGCTGCGGGCCTCCAGCGCGAGCAGCTCCGCCGGCGGCAGCGCGGCGGCGGCCTTGTCGTACCGCTCGGGCCAGCCGGGCAGCGCGCCGTTGTGGCTGAACAGCCAGCGACCCTCGGCGAACGGCGCTGCCGCGCTCTCACCGGCCGCACAACCCTCGGTGGCCGAGCGGACGGCGGCCAGCAGCGCCCGGGTACGGACCACCCGGGCCAGGTCGGCGAACGACTGGTCGGCCCAGATCGGCCCGGCCCGCCGGTACCGCGCGGGGACGGCGTCGCCCTCGGCGTACCAGCCCACGCCGAACCCGTCCACGTTGACCGTGCCGTACCGCTGCGAGCGCGGCGCCCAGGACTGCCGGTACAGCCCGAACGGCGGATCCACGACCAGCTGCCGGATCGGCACCGGCTCGCCCAGATAGGCGAGGTGGCGGCACATCAGCTGCCGCCCCGGGGTTCGGCGCCGTACCCGTACCCGTACCCGTACCCGTCGTCCACGGAGCAGGCGGTGCGGAACCCGGCGAAGATCTGGCGGCGGATCGGGTAGTCCCAGTTCCGGAAGGTGCCCCGGCAGGCGACCGGCGCCACCGCGAACGACCCACCGCGCAGCACCTTGTACTCGGGCCCGAAGAAGACCTCCGAGTACTCCTTGTACGGCCACGCCCGGAAGCCCGGGTACGGCAGGAAGTCGCTGGCCGTCCACTCCCACACGTCGCCGATCAACTGCCGTGCCCCGTAAGGGGACTGTCCGGCCGGGTAGCTGCCGGCCGGAGCGGGCTGCAGGTGGCGCTGGCCCAGGTTGGCGTGCTCGGGCCCGGGGGCGGCGTCACCCCACGGGAAGCGGCGGGAACGGTCGGCTGCCGGGTCGTGCCGGGCGGCCTTCTCCCACTCCGCCTCGGTCGGCAGCCGCCGCCCGGCCCACCGGGCGTACGCGTCCGCCTCGTACCAACTGACGTGCAGGACGGGCTCCTCGGGCGGGACCGGCTCCACCGCGCCGAATCGTCTGCGCAGCCACTGCCCGCCCTCCTCGGTCCAGAACAGCGGCGCGACCAGATCGGCCCGCATCCGGTGCTGCCAGCCCTCGGGCGTCCACCAGCGCGGTTCCCGGTAGCCGCCGTCGGCGATGAACCGCTGGTAGGCGGCGTTGCTGACGGGGGTGGTGTCGAGGCGGAAGGCCGGCAGGTCGACCCGGTGCGCGGGGCGCTCGTTGTCCAGCGCCCAGGGCTCGGTGTCGGTGCCCATCGTGAACGGCCCGGCCGGAACGAGCACCTCGGCCGGCAGCCGGCCGGCGTCCGCGGGCGGGGCGGGCGGCGGCGCGGTGAGCGCGACCGGGCCCCGGCGCAGCTGATGGGTGATCAGCATGGTCTCGTCGTGCTGCTGCTCGTGCTGGGCGATCAGGCCGAAGGCGAAGCCGTCGGCGAGCAGCGGGGTGCCCTCCAGGGGGCTCGCCGCCAGCAGGTCCAGCACCCGGCCGCGGACGTCGTGCGCGTAAGCGCGGGCCTCCGCGGGCGGCAGCAGCGGGAGGGTCGGGCGCTCGGAGCGCGGGTGCTCGAACGCGTCGTACAGGGGGTCGATCTCGGGGTGCATCGGGTCGCGGCCGCCGACGTTGCGCAGCAGCCACAGCTCCTCCTGGTTGCCGATGTGGGCGAGGTCCCAGACCAGCGGTGACATCAGGGGGGAGTGCTGGGCCGTGAGGTCGTGGTCCTCGACGCAGTCGGTCAGCCGGGCGGTGCGGTCGCGGGCGGCGATCAGCTCGTCGGCGATCAGGTCGCGCAGGGCGCCGGGGGTCGCGGGGGTGGCGCCGGTGGTGGTGCCTGCGGTAGCGCCGGTGGTGGTGCCGGAGGTGGTGCCGGTGGTGGTGCCGGAGGTGGTGCCGGAAGCCGTGGTGGTCGGCCCGGGCCGGTCGGTGTTCAGCACGGTGCGGCCTCCTCGGGTACGGGCAGGGCGCCGGTTCGCAGGGCGTCCAGCTGGTCGTCGGCGGGGCAGCGGCCGCGGGCCGGGTAGCGTTCGGCGAACGCGGTCAGCCGCTCGCGCAGCATTTCGGCGCCCTCGGACCGGGCGAGCGCCCGCTCGGCGGCTCCGAAACAGGCGAGGGCGGCGCGGCGAAGTTCGGGATCGGCCATGCCGAGCACCGCGGCGCGCTGCCACAGGGCGTTGCGCGGGGCATTCACGGTGTAGTCGACATGAGCGCCGACGCGAGCGTTCATTGAACCGCGCACGTTTGTGGTGCGGTGACCATTCACGGAGTGGTGAATGCTGGTGGAGTGGTGAACGTTGCGCTGGTCGTGAGCGTTCGCGCTCGCCTTGGCGTTCACGCCACCGCGATCGTTCGCACTCCCGAAATCGTTCGCACTCCCGCGATCGTTCACGTCGGCGCGATCGTTCACGCCGCCGAGACCGTTCGCACCACCGCGAGCATGCGCGCCGGCGCAACCGTTCACCGCCCCGCGAGCGGTCACGGCATCGAGCGAATGCAGCCGTTCCAGCGCGGCGAAGGCCTCGTCGGCCGCCACCGGATCGTCCAGCAGTGC
Proteins encoded:
- the egtB gene encoding ergothioneine biosynthesis protein EgtB translates to MRDLIADELIAARDRTARLTDCVEDHDLTAQHSPLMSPLVWDLAHIGNQEELWLLRNVGGRDPMHPEIDPLYDAFEHPRSERPTLPLLPPAEARAYAHDVRGRVLDLLAASPLEGTPLLADGFAFGLIAQHEQQHDETMLITHQLRRGPVALTAPPPAPPADAGRLPAEVLVPAGPFTMGTDTEPWALDNERPAHRVDLPAFRLDTTPVSNAAYQRFIADGGYREPRWWTPEGWQHRMRADLVAPLFWTEEGGQWLRRRFGAVEPVPPEEPVLHVSWYEADAYARWAGRRLPTEAEWEKAARHDPAADRSRRFPWGDAAPGPEHANLGQRHLQPAPAGSYPAGQSPYGARQLIGDVWEWTASDFLPYPGFRAWPYKEYSEVFFGPEYKVLRGGSFAVAPVACRGTFRNWDYPIRRQIFAGFRTACSVDDGYGYGYGYGAEPRGGS
- the egtC gene encoding ergothioneine biosynthesis protein EgtC — encoded protein: MCRHLAYLGEPVPIRQLVVDPPFGLYRQSWAPRSQRYGTVNVDGFGVGWYAEGDAVPARYRRAGPIWADQSFADLARVVRTRALLAAVRSATEGCAAGESAAAPFAEGRWLFSHNGALPGWPERYDKAAAALPPAELLALEARSDSALVWALVLHRLRAGASPGEALDDTVRALARYGEARLNLLLTDGTSIAATSWGDTLFHRTERGAGGAVLVASEPGDDGPGWTAVPDGSLLTADRNGVDVRPIRPS
- the egtD gene encoding L-histidine N(alpha)-methyltransferase, which produces MSSYDLTRFLAADHFSHALRHDVQHGLTASPKTLPPKWFYDTRGSELFEEITRLPEYYPTRAERGILMSRARAIAAITQARTLVELGSGSSEKTRLLLDALRELGTLETYVPVDVSESALDAAGKALAVEFPSLAVHAVVSDFTHGLDLPTGPGPKIVAFLGGTLGNLLPEERAEFLSALRGMLDPGDFLLLGTDLVKDPKVLVAAYDDTAGVTAAFNKNVLAVLNRELDADFDPAQFEHVALWDARQEWIEMRLRSTRAQSVKIRALDLAVHFEAGEEMRTEVSAKFRRTRVADELSAAGLRLSEWWTDSQGRFGLSLAVPR